In bacterium, a single window of DNA contains:
- a CDS encoding GNAT family N-acetyltransferase: MIEIKRLTQDDVNLVTEIVSRFWPQGKLNGDFLKKDSNHLLVAYVEGNLAGFLYAYELERIETDKPMMFFYSIDVLPEYHRKGIGKRLISELKLICSERHVSKMYVLTDEANVAAMKLYESTGGLRQSPDSLLFLYKEWV; the protein is encoded by the coding sequence ATGATTGAAATCAAAAGACTTACGCAAGACGATGTGAATCTCGTTACGGAAATCGTTTCAAGATTCTGGCCCCAAGGTAAGCTCAACGGGGATTTCCTCAAGAAAGATTCAAATCATCTGCTTGTCGCATACGTCGAGGGGAATCTCGCAGGATTCCTCTACGCCTACGAACTAGAAAGGATCGAAACGGATAAGCCGATGATGTTTTTCTACTCCATCGACGTCCTGCCAGAGTATCACAGGAAGGGTATAGGCAAGCGTTTGATCTCCGAGCTCAAGCTGATCTGTTCCGAACGTCATGTGTCAAAGATGTATGTTCTGACAGATGAGGCTAACGTTGCCGCCATGAAGCTCTATGAGTCCACAGGAGGCTTAAGGCAGTCGCCGGATTCGTTGCTCTTTCTCTACAAGGAGTGGGTATGA
- a CDS encoding flavodoxin family protein → MKTVVVYRSRSGNTKGIAELMAKKLGTKALPVNLISKKGEGFEGGARKGEAFFEEALEACKGADLAIVGTSVSSRKRTPISRDL, encoded by the coding sequence ATGAAAACGGTCGTCGTCTACCGCTCCAGGAGCGGGAACACAAAGGGTATCGCCGAGTTGATGGCGAAGAAACTAGGAACAAAGGCTCTGCCCGTCAATCTCATATCAAAAAAGGGGGAGGGGTTCGAAGGAGGAGCAAGAAAAGGAGAAGCTTTTTTTGAAGAGGCACTTGAAGCATGTAAGGGTGCAGACCTTGCGATCGTGGGCACCTCTGTCAGTTCCCGCAAGCGCACTCCAATATCACGAGATTTATAA
- a CDS encoding GrpB family protein, which yields MSESGFMKPRVVIIPYKPQWPWIFKEEKKEVLNTLEDKALVVEHIGSTSVPGLGAKDIVDMVVGVKDRQAAEDCRIMLESIDYTEVTPEPGHTEWFYCLGKTPGITPRFHLHLMKFPSPFFAKHILFRNYLRSNKKVRDEYYELKKRLADKYGRDREGYTGAKTEFIERIILIARERIL from the coding sequence ATGTCTGAAAGCGGTTTCATGAAGCCGCGGGTCGTCATCATACCATACAAACCCCAGTGGCCCTGGATCTTCAAAGAAGAGAAGAAAGAAGTCCTCAACACTCTTGAGGACAAAGCATTAGTCGTCGAGCATATCGGAAGCACATCGGTTCCGGGTCTGGGAGCCAAGGATATCGTTGATATGGTGGTTGGTGTCAAGGACCGCCAGGCGGCTGAGGATTGCCGCATTATGCTCGAATCCATTGACTATACTGAAGTGACCCCGGAACCAGGTCATACAGAATGGTTCTACTGTTTGGGTAAAACCCCTGGCATCACTCCACGTTTCCACCTTCACCTCATGAAGTTTCCCAGCCCGTTCTTCGCAAAACACATTTTGTTCCGCAACTACCTGAGATCCAACAAGAAAGTCCGAGACGAATATTACGAACTAAAGAAAAGACTTGCTGATAAATACGGTCGAGATCGTGAAGGGTACACGGGCGCAAAGACTGAATTCATCGAGAGAATCATTCTCATAGCGCGAGAGCGAATCCTTTAA
- a CDS encoding aspartate kinase, whose product MIVMKFGGASLKDAEAINRTREIIASRIDKNPVVVVSAFGGITDMLYELTDAMLSRRTDKARGKVSLIYEYCRRLMDETLSNKLSRGKAEVIIDENISRLKKLISGIEAVEEVSARSRDMILGSGELISAPLITLVLSCNGIGCEYVDPRELILTDSEHGAANPSLGEIKERCQQRLVPVVVGGTVPVVGGFVGCSPDGALTTLGRGGSDLTASVIALSIGADSLEFWKDVDGILAADPRIVPRARPVRRITFQEAAELAFLGAKVLHPASIQPAVEAGIPVKVLNFNRPSSPGTMILESMDAVPGSIEQSPPISSIAYKRNQLMVNVFSTRMLGARGFLRRVFEVFDRIGLSVDHIATSEVNVTVTLSATDRIRELEKELNEVAVVRVEEGVGIVSVVGRNLPHTPGVARRIFSALADFNIKLITYGGSGVNLSMVVADGDVTGAVRVLHEELIPETGGEDA is encoded by the coding sequence ATGATTGTGATGAAGTTCGGCGGTGCGTCGCTTAAAGATGCCGAAGCCATCAATCGCACGCGGGAAATTATTGCTTCGAGGATAGATAAAAATCCAGTTGTTGTGGTTTCCGCCTTTGGAGGCATAACGGACATGCTTTACGAATTGACCGACGCCATGCTTTCAAGACGCACCGATAAGGCTCGCGGTAAAGTCTCTCTTATATATGAATACTGCAGAAGATTGATGGATGAAACTCTTTCGAATAAGTTATCAAGAGGCAAAGCTGAGGTTATAATCGATGAAAACATCTCGCGGCTCAAAAAGCTTATCTCGGGCATTGAGGCAGTGGAAGAAGTGAGCGCCAGAAGCAGGGACATGATTCTTGGGTCTGGCGAGTTGATTTCGGCGCCCCTTATCACTCTTGTCCTCTCCTGCAACGGCATCGGCTGCGAGTACGTGGATCCGCGCGAGTTAATTCTTACCGACAGCGAGCATGGAGCCGCCAATCCTAGTCTCGGAGAAATCAAAGAAAGATGCCAGCAACGTCTTGTTCCTGTGGTTGTAGGGGGAACCGTTCCGGTTGTCGGAGGATTCGTGGGATGCTCCCCTGACGGCGCCTTGACGACCCTTGGGCGAGGGGGTTCAGACCTTACAGCATCCGTTATCGCACTCTCAATCGGCGCCGATAGTCTCGAATTCTGGAAGGACGTGGACGGCATCCTCGCGGCCGATCCCCGCATCGTTCCTCGCGCCCGACCCGTCAGAAGAATCACGTTTCAGGAGGCAGCCGAGCTGGCATTTCTTGGCGCAAAGGTTCTGCATCCGGCGTCAATCCAGCCCGCGGTTGAAGCCGGGATTCCTGTCAAGGTTCTTAATTTTAACCGTCCTTCGTCTCCGGGGACAATGATTCTTGAGAGCATGGATGCAGTTCCCGGCTCGATTGAGCAATCGCCACCTATATCGTCCATTGCATACAAACGCAATCAGCTGATGGTCAACGTGTTTTCCACCCGGATGCTGGGCGCGCGCGGGTTCCTGCGCAGGGTGTTCGAGGTGTTCGACCGCATCGGCCTTTCCGTTGACCATATCGCAACCTCTGAAGTCAACGTTACGGTAACTCTATCAGCAACCGACCGCATTCGCGAACTTGAAAAAGAATTAAACGAAGTCGCAGTGGTGAGAGTCGAGGAGGGTGTCGGAATAGTCAGCGTAGTCGGCAGAAACCTTCCTCATACCCCGGGTGTCGCCCGGCGCATCTTTTCGGCCCTTGCCGATTTCAACATTAAACTAATTACCTACGGCGGCTCAGGCGTGAACCTCTCCATGGTGGTTGCCGACGGGGATGTTACCGGTGCCGTGAGGGTTCTGCACGAGGAACTAATCCCTGAAACCGGAGGAGAAGATGCATAG
- the lysA gene encoding diaminopimelate decarboxylase encodes MHSFTRRGKELFCEDVALSELAHRYGTPLYVYSHAALTRHYQAYEEAFAGISHIICYAVKANPSGAILNTLGEMGSGADIVSGGELYRAMRAGIPASRIVYSGVGKTKRETEEALDADILMFNIESFTELSVLNETAGRMGKKARISLRINPDIDPVTHPYISTGLRKSKFGIPFEAALEGYKRAGRLTNIEIAGVDCHIGSQLMLLEPFKQAIRRLLSLAGELRSQGYGIALLDIGGGLGIPYADEKPPSPGEYAKAVADVLGNEKLKLLIEPGRSIVGNAGILLTQVLYTKKGEGKRFVIVDAGMNDFIRPCLYDAYHEIVHVYEVDRSMELCDIVGPVCESGDFFALNRTLPGCVRGDLLAVMSAGAYGSSMSSVYNSRPLAAEALVKGSASAIIRERGTYSDLTSMEAIPEL; translated from the coding sequence ATGCATAGCTTTACGAGGCGCGGAAAAGAGCTTTTCTGCGAGGATGTAGCCCTATCCGAGCTTGCGCACCGCTACGGAACTCCTCTTTACGTCTACAGCCACGCTGCCCTCACCAGACACTATCAGGCGTACGAAGAGGCTTTCGCAGGCATCTCCCACATCATCTGCTATGCGGTAAAAGCTAATCCAAGCGGCGCCATTCTCAATACGCTTGGAGAGATGGGTTCGGGCGCTGATATCGTATCCGGCGGAGAGCTTTACCGCGCCATGCGTGCGGGGATACCTGCGTCCCGCATCGTTTACTCCGGCGTGGGCAAGACGAAAAGGGAGACGGAGGAAGCTCTCGATGCCGATATCCTCATGTTCAACATAGAGTCATTCACCGAGCTTAGCGTGCTGAACGAGACGGCAGGCCGTATGGGGAAGAAAGCGCGGATATCCCTCCGCATAAACCCTGATATAGATCCAGTAACCCACCCGTATATTTCAACCGGACTCAGAAAAAGCAAATTCGGCATCCCGTTTGAAGCAGCGCTGGAAGGATACAAAAGGGCGGGCAGACTCACAAACATCGAGATAGCAGGTGTAGACTGCCACATAGGTTCGCAGCTCATGCTCCTTGAACCTTTCAAGCAGGCAATACGCAGGCTCCTTTCTCTGGCTGGCGAACTCAGATCGCAGGGCTATGGAATCGCGCTCTTGGACATCGGCGGAGGACTTGGAATACCCTATGCGGACGAGAAACCACCTTCACCTGGTGAGTACGCTAAGGCCGTTGCCGATGTTCTGGGAAATGAAAAGCTGAAGCTCTTAATCGAGCCTGGCCGCAGCATAGTGGGCAACGCCGGAATACTTCTCACCCAGGTGCTCTACACTAAGAAGGGCGAGGGTAAAAGATTCGTCATAGTCGATGCGGGCATGAACGACTTTATTAGACCCTGCCTCTACGACGCTTACCATGAGATAGTGCATGTCTATGAAGTCGATAGAAGCATGGAATTATGCGATATCGTAGGTCCTGTATGCGAGTCAGGGGACTTTTTTGCACTTAACCGGACGCTTCCCGGGTGCGTAAGGGGCGACCTGCTTGCCGTTATGAGCGCGGGCGCCTACGGTTCGTCTATGTCGTCAGTCTATAACTCCCGGCCCCTGGCTGCGGAGGCGCTCGTAAAGGGAAGCGCATCTGCAATAATAAGAGAACGCGGCACTTATTCGGATTTAACAAGCATGGAAGCAATCCCTGAGTTGTAA
- a CDS encoding T9SS type A sorting domain-containing protein has protein sequence MMARSINVLAILVLPMLGSTCSNNEPTPSLLIIDHTCADLSKIPDEWIDSAQAKLRLHYAHTSHGGQLTVGLERIEEADAKYSYALNYSSLPNEAGALCIFDGQEDETYITPELYWSTKEGMDNTRDVLNHNPSINLCMWSWCTQLNGYSLEQTQAYIDSIVKLEAEFPNVTFIYMTCNAQAEGGEGYNRHQNNELIRNHCKNNKKVLFDFADLDSWYYNGSSWEQATYEYDGHTVPCEHDQFHGDEAAHTTYSSCEQKGRALWWMMAVLAGWQGGSTKIEENPRPVSEGFSLSASQSAISYILPLNSHGEICLYNSNGQLVRVFEASAGSHTIKWDRKDFLDSATPKGVYFCQLRTASRTITRKLLVIE, from the coding sequence ATGATGGCCAGAAGCATAAATGTATTAGCCATTCTTGTGTTGCCCATGCTTGGGTCAACATGCTCGAACAACGAACCAACGCCTTCTCTTTTAATAATAGATCATACATGCGCGGACCTTTCCAAGATACCTGATGAATGGATAGATTCAGCTCAGGCTAAGCTAAGGCTTCACTACGCTCACACATCACACGGCGGACAGCTGACCGTCGGGCTTGAGCGAATCGAGGAAGCGGACGCCAAGTACAGCTACGCGTTAAATTACAGCAGCCTGCCTAACGAAGCGGGCGCCCTCTGCATCTTCGACGGCCAGGAGGATGAGACCTACATTACCCCCGAGCTTTACTGGAGCACGAAAGAGGGCATGGATAATACGAGAGACGTCCTCAACCATAATCCTTCAATCAATCTTTGCATGTGGTCATGGTGCACGCAGCTTAACGGCTACTCGCTTGAGCAAACCCAGGCTTATATAGACTCAATAGTCAAGCTTGAAGCGGAGTTCCCGAACGTAACCTTCATCTATATGACCTGTAACGCTCAGGCTGAGGGCGGCGAAGGTTATAATCGCCACCAGAACAACGAGTTGATCCGCAATCACTGCAAGAACAACAAAAAGGTTCTTTTCGACTTTGCCGATCTTGACAGCTGGTACTACAACGGCTCCTCGTGGGAGCAAGCCACATACGAGTACGACGGTCACACGGTTCCATGCGAGCATGACCAATTCCACGGCGACGAAGCTGCACACACAACGTACTCTAGCTGTGAACAGAAGGGCAGAGCCTTATGGTGGATGATGGCCGTACTTGCAGGCTGGCAGGGCGGCTCTACAAAAATAGAAGAGAACCCTCGCCCTGTAAGTGAGGGGTTTTCTCTTTCAGCCAGTCAGTCCGCCATATCCTATATCCTTCCCTTGAACTCACACGGAGAAATCTGTCTCTATAACTCTAACGGCCAGCTTGTTCGCGTATTCGAAGCGAGCGCAGGCTCTCATACCATTAAATGGGACAGAAAAGACTTTCTCGATTCAGCAACACCCAAAGGAGTCTACTTCTGTCAGCTAAGGACGGCATCTCGAACAATCACCAGAAAATTACTTGTCATCGAGTGA